A region from the Rhinoderma darwinii isolate aRhiDar2 chromosome 2, aRhiDar2.hap1, whole genome shotgun sequence genome encodes:
- the MYCL gene encoding protein L-Myc isoform X1 — MRSHSACPGERLGTLGTMDFGCYNTHYFYDVDLKEDFYRHIAPSEDIWKKFELVPGCPQSNGGCLGESGTEWGSEIMDLGWESPVKLSGLSSVVLLRDCMWSGFSTREHLEKVINERLSCAPSRPASTAKPVLDSEVPEPAVSPVEQTAAVPAPVPEKIFHSSGSESSSDSEEDEDEIDVVTVGKSNSYRGRQPVTITVRADPLDTATKLFHISIHQQQHNYAARLPPEPSTPPPQDCPSPTSEEPGEVSCPSVQSGSPSAPSSPTPSGGSDSDDLVKRKNHNYMERKRRNDLRSRFLELREEVPGLAHSSKTPKVVVLSKATEYLQGLVTAEKKLVAEKLKLRTRHQQLLRRISQLKSR, encoded by the exons ATGCGCTCACATTCAGCGTGTCCAGGAGAGCGTCTGGGGACACTGGG GACAATGGATTTTGGGTGTTATAATACACACTACTTCTATGATGTGGACCTTAAGGAGGACTTTTATCGCCACATCGCTCCCAGTGAGGACATATGGAAAAAATTTGAGCTGGTACCTGGATGCCCTCAGTCTAACGGAGGATGCCTTGGAGAAAGTGGCACTGAGTGGGGATCTGAGATCATGGATTTAGGATGGGAGTCTCCTGTGAAACTATCTGGCCTTAGTTCTGTAGTTCTCCTGAGAGACTGTATGTGGAGTGGCTTCTCAACCCGTGAACATCTGGAAAAGGTCATCAATGAACGGCTTTCATGTGCCCCATCGCGGCCAGCAAGTACTGCTAAACCTGTTCTGGATTCTGAGGTCCCGGAGCCTGCGGttagtcctgtggaacagaccgcCGCCGTTCCAGCTCCCGTCCCTGAAAAGATCTTCCACTCATCGGGTTCTGAAAGCAGCAGTGACTCTG AAGAGGATGAGGATGAAATTGATGTAGTGACTGTGGGAAAAAGCAATTCTTATCGTGGCCGTCAGCCAGTGACCATAACAGTAAGAGCGGATCCACTGGATACTGCAACAAAACTCTTCCACATATCTATCCACCAACAGCAACATAACTATGCTGCGCGCCTGCCCCCTGAACCCAGTACTCCGCCACCACAGGACTGTCCATCTCCCACTTCAGAAGAGCCTGGTGAAGTCAGCTGTCCTTCAGTGCAGTCCGGCAGCCCCTCTGCACCGAGCTCGCCTACTCCATCGGGAGGCTCGGACAGTGACGACCTGGTCAAAAGGAAGAATCACAACTATATGGAGCGCAAGAGGAGGAATGACTTGCGTTCTCGGTTCCTGGAACTTAGAGAAGAGGTGCCAGGTCTGGCCCACTCTTCCAAAACTCCCAAGGTGGTAGTTCTGAGTAAAGCTACAGAGTATTTGCAAGGCTTGGTTACTGCTGAAAAAAAGCTTGTCGCAGAGAAACTAAAACTTCGTACGCGCCACCAGCAGCTCTTGAGGAGAATCTCCCAATTGAAAAGCCGTTAA
- the MYCL gene encoding protein L-Myc isoform X2 translates to MNALTFSVSRRASGDTGVRGSTTMDFGCYNTHYFYDVDLKEDFYRHIAPSEDIWKKFELVPGCPQSNGGCLGESGTEWGSEIMDLGWESPVKLSGLSSVVLLRDCMWSGFSTREHLEKVINERLSCAPSRPASTAKPVLDSEVPEPAVSPVEQTAAVPAPVPEKIFHSSGSESSSDSEEDEDEIDVVTVGKSNSYRGRQPVTITVRADPLDTATKLFHISIHQQQHNYAARLPPEPSTPPPQDCPSPTSEEPGEVSCPSVQSGSPSAPSSPTPSGGSDSDDLVKRKNHNYMERKRRNDLRSRFLELREEVPGLAHSSKTPKVVVLSKATEYLQGLVTAEKKLVAEKLKLRTRHQQLLRRISQLKSR, encoded by the exons ATGAATGCGCTCACATTCAGCGTGTCCAGGAGAGCGTCTGGGGACACTGGGGTAAGGGGCAGCAC GACAATGGATTTTGGGTGTTATAATACACACTACTTCTATGATGTGGACCTTAAGGAGGACTTTTATCGCCACATCGCTCCCAGTGAGGACATATGGAAAAAATTTGAGCTGGTACCTGGATGCCCTCAGTCTAACGGAGGATGCCTTGGAGAAAGTGGCACTGAGTGGGGATCTGAGATCATGGATTTAGGATGGGAGTCTCCTGTGAAACTATCTGGCCTTAGTTCTGTAGTTCTCCTGAGAGACTGTATGTGGAGTGGCTTCTCAACCCGTGAACATCTGGAAAAGGTCATCAATGAACGGCTTTCATGTGCCCCATCGCGGCCAGCAAGTACTGCTAAACCTGTTCTGGATTCTGAGGTCCCGGAGCCTGCGGttagtcctgtggaacagaccgcCGCCGTTCCAGCTCCCGTCCCTGAAAAGATCTTCCACTCATCGGGTTCTGAAAGCAGCAGTGACTCTG AAGAGGATGAGGATGAAATTGATGTAGTGACTGTGGGAAAAAGCAATTCTTATCGTGGCCGTCAGCCAGTGACCATAACAGTAAGAGCGGATCCACTGGATACTGCAACAAAACTCTTCCACATATCTATCCACCAACAGCAACATAACTATGCTGCGCGCCTGCCCCCTGAACCCAGTACTCCGCCACCACAGGACTGTCCATCTCCCACTTCAGAAGAGCCTGGTGAAGTCAGCTGTCCTTCAGTGCAGTCCGGCAGCCCCTCTGCACCGAGCTCGCCTACTCCATCGGGAGGCTCGGACAGTGACGACCTGGTCAAAAGGAAGAATCACAACTATATGGAGCGCAAGAGGAGGAATGACTTGCGTTCTCGGTTCCTGGAACTTAGAGAAGAGGTGCCAGGTCTGGCCCACTCTTCCAAAACTCCCAAGGTGGTAGTTCTGAGTAAAGCTACAGAGTATTTGCAAGGCTTGGTTACTGCTGAAAAAAAGCTTGTCGCAGAGAAACTAAAACTTCGTACGCGCCACCAGCAGCTCTTGAGGAGAATCTCCCAATTGAAAAGCCGTTAA